A genomic segment from Nicotiana sylvestris chromosome 1, ASM39365v2, whole genome shotgun sequence encodes:
- the LOC138886495 gene encoding uncharacterized protein, with protein MTNDNGNQTVPMVTANASTSRTTPALAPAEKSGKISGIDFKRWKQKMFFYLTTLSLHKFIKEDVHVLLDETPNNECFLVTEAWKHSDFLCKNYILSGLEDDLYNVYSNVEMPKELWIALERKYKTEDVGLKKFVAAKFLDYKMVDSKSVITQVQELQVIINDLLAEGICQFNTDVESFNYIVFTNRIFIESHVINEAFQVEAMIEKLPPLWKDFKSYLKHKCKEMSLEDLIVRLRIEEDNKAAEKKGRGNSTIMRANVVEDAPQNNRKRKKASGPKSNPRKK; from the coding sequence ATGACGAATGACAACGGGAACCAGACTGTTCCTATGGTTactgccaatgcatcgacaagccGAACAACACCAGCATTGGCACCGGCAGAAAAATCTGGAAAAATTtccgggattgatttcaagcggtggaagcagaagatgttcttctacttgacgaCTTTAAGTCTACATAAGTTCATTAAGGAAGATGTTCATGTTCTGCTCGATGAAACTCCAAACAATGAATGCTTTCTCGTGactgaggcgtggaagcattctgattttCTATGCAAGAATTacattcttagcggactggaggatgATCTGTATAACGTTTACAGTAATGTGGAGATGCCAAAAGAATTGTGGATTGCTCTTGAAAGGAAATACAAAACGGAAGATGTCGGGTTAAAGAAATTCGTTGCCGctaaatttttggactacaaaatggtagatagcaagtctgttattacccaagtccaggaattacAAGTGATTATTAatgatctccttgctgaaggtatatgTCAATttaatactgatgttgaaagttttaattatattgtttttactaacagaattttcattgaaagtcatgtcatcaatgaagcattccaagttgaagcgatgattgagaagttgcctcctttgtggaaggacttcaaaagcTACTTGAAACACAAATGCAAGGAGATGTCGCTTGAAGATCTaattgttcggttgagaatcgaagaggacaacaaagctgctgaaaagaaaggccgtggaaactcaacaataatgagagcaaacgttgttgaggatgctcctcaaaataatagaaagaggaagaaggcttctggaccgaAAAGCAACCCAAGAAAGAAGTGA